The following DNA comes from Terriglobales bacterium.
GGCCGCGAAACGGTACTGCATCTCGTAGTACTCGCGCGGAAACACCCGTGCCAGCAGGTTCTCCAGTTGGGTCTCGCCGAAGCCCCCGCGCAGCTTGGGCGCCAGCAAGACGTTCTCCAATCCGTGCACGGACCGGGAGAGGTCGGCCAGTTGCCGCGCCTGCCCGCTCAATTCCCCCACCTGCTTCTGCAGGCCGGCGAAGGTGTCCTGCACGTTGGCGATGCGGTCGTTCACCGCCTTGGAGGTCTCGGCCATGGCGCGCGCGTTCTCGCCCAGCCGCTGGTTCAACTCGCCGCGCATCGAAGCCAGCGCCGTCTGCACGTTTTCGCCGATGCCCTGCAACTGCTTGCCGAAGACCTCGGTAAGTTGCTGGATGGAGCGGTTCGTGGTCTCGCGCAGCACGGTGACGTCATTGCGCAAGGCCTGGTCCCCGCCGCCCGAAGGCCGGCGCAGCACGGCCGTCAGCGCCACCAGCGCTACCAGCGCCACTACCACCGCCACCACTGCCAGCACCGTCCCCAGCATCAGCTCACTCCTGGCTTCCGGCTTGGCTCGATTGTATACAGCCTGGGCTCGGTGGCGGGACACAGTTCCCGATAGACGCACCATACACAATGGCGGCCGGGATTCGCTTCGAACTCCCCCGCCGCGATCCGGGCCGCGACCTCCGCGACCCGCTCCTCCACGGCTCGCAGCTCCTCCGGGGTGCGCGTGGTCGCGACCTCCTGGTTCCCGTCCAGGTTATAGAAGGCGAGGCGCTCCGGCTCCAGTCCCCAGGTATCGCGCGCCGCCAGGGCGTAGAGGGAGAGCTGCAGGCTGTCGTCGGCGTCCTCCGGCTTCTTGGGCGCTCCTGTCTTGTAGTCCACGATGGCGACGCGCGCGCCCGCGATGCGGTCCAGCCGGTCCACCCTTCCCACGACCCGCGCGCCGCCGAGGGTCAGGTCGAAGGCCTTCTCGGTGGCGATCACCTGCGGCGGTGGCTCGGCGGCCCGCAGTTCGCCGAACTCGCGCAACTGCTCGAGGCCCTGCCGCTCATAGAGGCGGCGCTGGGCCGGGTCCTCGAGGCCGGCGTTGGCCAACGCCGCGCGGAACGATTCCAGCAGCGCCTCCGTGCTCTGCGAGCGGCCGCTGAGCAGCGCGTCATAGTAGTTCTTCAGCACGGTGTGCACCACGTTGCCGAACTGCATGGCGCCGGCCGCTCTGCCGGGGATCGCCCACTCCTGGCTGATCTTGTACTTCAGCGGGCATAGCTCGTACTTGTCGATGGTGGTGGCGCTGAGGGTGATGGGTGACGCCACACTCTGCGGCGGCAGCAGGAGCCAGGCGCCCACCCCGGCCACCGCGCTGGGCGCGGCCGCGGCGGCGATGTCGGCGCGGTAGTCGCGCGCCGGCCGCTCCGCCCGAGATGCAGCCAGGG
Coding sequences within:
- the rmuC gene encoding DNA recombination protein RmuC → MLGTVLAVVAVVVALVALVALTAVLRRPSGGGDQALRNDVTVLRETTNRSIQQLTEVFGKQLQGIGENVQTALASMRGELNQRLGENARAMAETSKAVNDRIANVQDTFAGLQKQVGELSGQARQLADLSRSVHGLENVLLAPKLRGGFGETQLENLLARVFPREYYEMQYRFAA